AGTGGAAATTGTCGCAGATGCTTATCCCGACCAAGTTTTTAAAGGTCAGGTGCGTTTGATTGCTCCAGAAGCAGTAGTTGAACAAGGTGTGACATCTTTCCAGGTGCGGGTTACCCTCAATACTGGCACAGATAAACTGCGTTCTGGCTTAAATGTAGACTTAACTTTTTTGGGCGATCGCGTTAATAATGCTTTAGTATTGCCAACTGTGGCAATTGTCACCGAAAAGGGCAGAACTGGCGTACTCATCCCAGATGCAAGCAATAAACCTTTGTTTCGGGAAATCACAGTTGGGGCGCAGATTCAAGACCAAACTCAGATTTTAGGAGGAATAAAAGAAGGCGATCGCGTATTTATTAATCCTCCTAAAGACTACAAAATCGAAAAGGCGAAAGAACAGAATAATTCGTAATTCGTAATTCGTAATTCGTAATTAAAACGCAGAGAAACAAGACTTACTTGGGCAATTTGGTATAGCAAATGAATTTCCTAGAAAGTGTCAAAATGGCGGGGAAAACTCTGCTGTCGAATAAACTGCGTAGCGCCCTCACCATGCTGGGTATCGTTATTGGTAACGCCTCGGTGATTGCGATGATTGGCATTGGTGAAGGTGGACAAAAGTTTGTTTCTAAAGAGTTGGAATCGTTAGGGCCAAATGTGTTGTTTGTGATTCCTGGGAATCAGGAGACTCAGCGTGTCTCTAGAGATGTGCCAAGAACGCTGGTTTTGGAAGATGCTCAAGCGATCGCTTCTCAAGTGCCAACTGTAGCAGAAGTGACTGCGGAGTTAAATAGTCGGCAGGTAGTTACTTACCGTAATAAAAACACCGACATCAATATTATTGGTACTACTCCTACTTTCTTAGCAGTGCGAGACTTTGAAACTGAAAAAGGAAGGTTTTTCACTGATATAGATATGAAGCGTAGCAACCAAGTTGTTGTGCTAGGTGCGAAATTGGCAGAAAGGCTTTTTGGTAACGTCAATCCCATAGGGCAGCAATTGCGGCTCAAAGATACCAGATTTCAAGTGATTGGTGTGCTAAAAGCCAAAGGTTCAAACCTCGGCGTTGATTATGATGATGCGGCATTGGTTCCCCTGATCACAACAGCAAACCGAATTGTTGGTCGAACTTCTCCCTATGGATTGGAGTTAACCTATATTGTGACTTCAGCTAAAGATGCAGATAGTGTGGATGCAGCAGAGTTTCAAATTACTAATTTACTGCGACAACGCCACAAACTTACTGGTGAAGACGACTTTACTATCCGCACCCAGAAAGATGCTTTGCAAACAGTTGGTCAAATTACAGGTGCATTGACAATTATGCTAGCTGCGATCGCAGGTATCTCTCTATTTGTGGGCGGTATTGGCATCATGAATATTATGCTTGTCTCCGTCACCGAACGCACCCAAGAAATCGGATTAAGGAAAGCGATCGGGGCAACCGAGCAAGATATTTTGCTACAGTTCATGATTGAAGCTGTCATCGTCTCTGCTGCTGGTGGGTTAGTTGGTACAGCAGTTGGTGTCAGTGGTATTCTTTTAGTAGCAGCCTTAAGTCCATTAGAAGCGGCAATTTCTCCTGTAGCGATCGCGATGGCTGTTGGTGTCTCTGGTGGTATTGGTCTATTTTTTGGCGTTGTTCCTGCACGTCGCGCCGCTAAACTTGACCCGATTGTGGCTTTGAGAAGCGCTTAGTAATAATCACTCAGCATGGTGAGTTTCCTTAATCTCCTGAATTGGATTGAGGTAGGGAGATATTGGTGAGGTAATTCACTAAATCATTTGGGCTAGTGAAATCTAACAACGCCTCAGCTAAATCTTCTAGCTGAGTAATAGATAATGTCCGGATCTGCTGTTCTACGTCAGGTTGAATGTTACTAAAACGACGTGTTAACAAACGCAGAATCAATTGTAGTGCCTCCTGTTCCTTTCCTCGTTCTTCTCCCTGTTGCAATCCCTGTTGCAATCCTTTTTGCAGAATGTCTTGGTAAATCACAGATTCTTGCATAATTTCCTCTCTAAACATCTGTCTAATCAAATTTTTGTCAAACCGCAACCCAGCTAAAACCTGTACGCAAGCTGATATATTCTGTCGTTCGCCTGTTTCCTCAATCATATCGACACTAGCAGCGACTTGCTCTAATAAGTCTGCGGGTGAGTCGGTTCTCGCCAATGTCGCCAGAGGTAAAAGTGCAGGGTTCGCTAGCAGTGGTGTAGGATCTTCTTCCCATAAACGAATCACTCGATACTCGTGTCTAGTTTTCTTGTCTACATACTGAGTATTAAAAACAATTTCTGAGGAGGTGGCTTGTAAGAAAATCAACACCTGCTCAATATCACACCAGTATTCTCGTTTTAATCTGGTGTAGTAATCCAGCATCCGAAAGTCAAGTGGGGGTGTGGATTTTGGTGTAGTCTGAAACTCTAAATGTAGAATTTGGTTAGAGATTTGCAGGAATGTTACTGAATCAGCACGAATTGGTTCCAGATTCAGTTCGGTTTTGAGTACTTGGATATCTGAGGTTTCAGATGCAAGTAACCATCTGGCAAAATCAGCAGGGTAGTTTTCAGCTAGGAATTTGCAGGTGTTATCGTAACTCAAGGGCGATCGCCACTATAAAATTCAGATAAATTAAAACGTAGCTTGGGTTGAGGCTTTGCAAAACCCAACAACATGATCCATGTTGGGTTTCCTGACGTCAACCCAACTTACATTTAATACACAAATTTAGGTTTGACACGGCACTAAATTTATGAAACAAGTGGATTATTGCAGCAAAGGAGTCGTGCTTTTGCCGTTAGTTGACGCATTCGCAATTGCAGTTTGAGCAGGTTGACTGGCAAGAACCGCTACAACTGGAGCAACTTTTGAACTAGATTGTTTATTTCTTTTTGCATTAGAGCCGCCAGCTTTGGAATACTGTATACTGTTTCTGCCGTAGACAGTTGCAACTCCACTTAGCATTCGTTCAGACATTTCGGAGAGGGCTTTATCCATCTGGATTATTGTTTTACGCGATTCTTCAAGATTGGACACAAGCGTGTTATGAGCTTCTAACGTCGCACGGGTAGTGTTGATGAGGTGGTTGTAGGCTTCAATGCTTAATCCATGTCCTAAATCCAGATTTTCATCAACGGATTTAAGCAAGGCGAGACGAAGTTGGGCTTTGTCAACAGCAGCAGAACTACGAGTTCTTAAAGACATGAGATATCCTCTTTTTTAATAATTCCTTTTTCAAGATAGTGGAGCATCCTTTTCTCTGAGATGGGTAGTTTTGTGGATTTATTTCATTAAAGATTTAACGAAATAATTACGAGTTTGCCTGTATTGTTACTCATTTTTTATCTCGATTTGTTGTTTGAGAATAAGTAAAATCAGCAACAGCGAACGCCAAATCAACAAATGCGAACGCCAAATCAACAAATGCGAACGCTAAATCAACAAATGCGAACGCTAAATCAACAAATGCGAACGCTAAATCAACAAATGCGAACGCCGAATCAACAAATGCGAACGCTAAATCAACAAATGCGAACGCTAAATCAACAAATGCGATCGCCGAATCAACAAATGCGAACGCTAAATCAACAAATGCGAACACCGAATCAACAAATGCGAACACCGAATCAACAAATGCGATCGCCAAAATAACATTTGAAAGGGGAAACTAGAACATCTAATTCCCTCCCCTTTATAAGCTAAGGTATACACACAAGTTGGATTACCCCCCTTAATCCCCCCTTATAAAGGGGGGAAACAAGATTTCTAGTTCCCTCCCCTTTACAAGGGGAGGGCTAGGGTGGGGTAAAACCTTTACAAGGGGAGGGTTAGGGTGGGGTAAAACCTTTACAAGGGGAGGGCTAGAGTAGGGTAACTTCCCTCAACCTACAAATAACTTCCCTAATCTTCTCCATCACACCATCAATATCTTGATAAACTTCTTGATTCGTAAATCTCAAAATTATCGTACCTTTTGATTCCAAAAATGCTTGGCGATCGCGGTCATATTCTGGAACTCCATCTTGATAGTGACTATCACCATCAATTTCTATGGCAAGTCTCAATTCCGAAGAATAAAAATCCACTACAAATCTGTCAATACTGTATTGTCTGCGAAATTTACAGCTTTCAATTTGTTGATTTCTAATTTTTGCCCAAACTATTTTTTCAGATGGGGGCATATTGTTTCTGAGAGTTTGCCGTTTTTGCTTTTCTGAAGTTTGGTTATACAGCTTTGTCATCAGCGTTTTCATATTCCTGGACTGTGCTTACTATTCCCTGGATTACCCCCCTTAATCCCCCCTTATAAAGGGGGGAGACAAGATTTCTAATTCCCTCCCCTTTACAAGGGGAGGGCTAGGGTGGGGTAAAACCGACGCATAAACTCAGACGACTAACTTATTTCACACTTGCGTGTAGACCGTAGCCTTTTTAAGCAGGATCTAAAACTTTTTACCCCTCATTTTTCTGAAATTGAGCATAATATTGTTGAAGCTTCATCAAGATGCGTCTAACTCACACCTGCTCATGAACGAACAGCGTTTACACGCTTATAATCAGCTAATTCAAAACCTGCTAGATTGCCCTAGCGGGGAAGAACCAGAGATATTAGCAGCGAATACAGAATTGCTAGATGCTGACTTTGTGCAGGTTGTTGTAGCAGCAGCAGAGCATTTTGCCCAGCAGGGAGAGGAAAATACTGCCGAGTGGTTGAGAAACTTAGCAACATATCTCACTACCCCAGAAACTACCCCCATCACTCAAGAAGATATAGAGACTTACGGGCAATTTTTAATAGAAATACTGCAAGCAACAGCAGACAGCAACGGCGATGCTCAAGTAATTTACCCATTGCTGGCAGCAAATACCGATAAACTCAATAATATTTTTGCTGATTTATTGCACCGTAGGGCAACAAATACCCTAGCAGAAGCGGAACCAGATACAGCAACATCCATCGCCGCAGTAATTGGTAATTTGAGTAATCTGATTCAGCAGTTCCCTTTGGGTAGTAAAGCCAGCAACATGGAAATTGCGATCGCTGGCTACGAAATCGCCCTCACTGTATATACCCGCAGCGCCTTTCCTGTTGATTGGGCAATGACGCAAAATAATCTGGGGAATGCTTACGGTGACAGAATATTAAGAGAGAGAGCCGAGAATATTGAAAGTGCGATCGCTGCTTATTCTGCTGCACTCGAAGTAAGAACCCGCAGCGCCTTTCCTGTTGATTGGGCAATGACGCAAAATAATCTGGGGAATGCTTACGGTGACAGAATATTAGGAGAACGAGCCGAGAATATTGAAAGTGCGATCGCTGCTTATTCTGCTGCACTCGAAGTAAGAACCCGCAGCGCCTTTCCTGTTGATTGGGCAATGACGCAAAATAATCTGGGGACTGCTTACCGTAACAGAATATTAGGAGAACGAGCCGAGAATATTGAAAGTGCCATCGCTGCTTATTCTGCTGCACTCGAAGTAAGAACCCGCAGCGCCTTTCCTGTTGATTGGGCAATGACGCAAAATAATCTGGGGAATGCTTACTCTGACAGAATATTAGGAGAACGAGCCGAGAATATTGAAAGTGCCATCGCTGCTTATTCTGCTGCACTCGAAGTAAGAACCCGCAGCGCTTTTCCTGAAAAATGGGCAATGACGCAAAATAATTTGGGGAATGCTTACCGTAACAGAATATTAGGAGAGAGAGCCGAGAATATAGAAAAGGCGATCGCTGCTTATTCTGCTGCACTGTCTGTATATACCCACAGCGCCTTTCCTGAAAATTGGGCAACGACGCAAAATAATCTGGGGAATGCTTACTCTGACAGAATATTAGGAGAACGAGCCGAGAATATTGAAAGTGCCATCGCTGCTTATTCTGCTGCACTGGAAGTTTATACCCGCAGCGCCTTTCCTGTTGTTTGGGCAGGTACGCAAAATAATCTGGGGATTGCTTACGGTGAGAGAATATTAGGAGAACGAGCCGAGAATATAGAAAAGGCGATCGCTGCTTATTCTGCGGCACTCGAAGTTAGAACCCGCAGCGCCTTTCCCCAAAACCATGCAGAAACTTTGTTAAATCTCGGTATTTTATACCAAGAGGAAAAA
This region of Nostoc sp. UHCC 0302 genomic DNA includes:
- a CDS encoding ABC transporter permease, which translates into the protein MNFLESVKMAGKTLLSNKLRSALTMLGIVIGNASVIAMIGIGEGGQKFVSKELESLGPNVLFVIPGNQETQRVSRDVPRTLVLEDAQAIASQVPTVAEVTAELNSRQVVTYRNKNTDINIIGTTPTFLAVRDFETEKGRFFTDIDMKRSNQVVVLGAKLAERLFGNVNPIGQQLRLKDTRFQVIGVLKAKGSNLGVDYDDAALVPLITTANRIVGRTSPYGLELTYIVTSAKDADSVDAAEFQITNLLRQRHKLTGEDDFTIRTQKDALQTVGQITGALTIMLAAIAGISLFVGGIGIMNIMLVSVTERTQEIGLRKAIGATEQDILLQFMIEAVIVSAAGGLVGTAVGVSGILLVAALSPLEAAISPVAIAMAVGVSGGIGLFFGVVPARRAAKLDPIVALRSA
- a CDS encoding DUF4351 domain-containing protein yields the protein MSYDNTCKFLAENYPADFARWLLASETSDIQVLKTELNLEPIRADSVTFLQISNQILHLEFQTTPKSTPPLDFRMLDYYTRLKREYWCDIEQVLIFLQATSSEIVFNTQYVDKKTRHEYRVIRLWEEDPTPLLANPALLPLATLARTDSPADLLEQVAASVDMIEETGERQNISACVQVLAGLRFDKNLIRQMFREEIMQESVIYQDILQKGLQQGLQQGEERGKEQEALQLILRLLTRRFSNIQPDVEQQIRTLSITQLEDLAEALLDFTSPNDLVNYLTNISLPQSNSGD
- a CDS encoding endonuclease domain-containing protein, whose amino-acid sequence is MTKLYNQTSEKQKRQTLRNNMPPSEKIVWAKIRNQQIESCKFRRQYSIDRFVVDFYSSELRLAIEIDGDSHYQDGVPEYDRDRQAFLESKGTIILRFTNQEVYQDIDGVMEKIREVICRLREVTLL
- a CDS encoding CHAT domain-containing tetratricopeptide repeat protein; this encodes MNEQRLHAYNQLIQNLLDCPSGEEPEILAANTELLDADFVQVVVAAAEHFAQQGEENTAEWLRNLATYLTTPETTPITQEDIETYGQFLIEILQATADSNGDAQVIYPLLAANTDKLNNIFADLLHRRATNTLAEAEPDTATSIAAVIGNLSNLIQQFPLGSKASNMEIAIAGYEIALTVYTRSAFPVDWAMTQNNLGNAYGDRILRERAENIESAIAAYSAALEVRTRSAFPVDWAMTQNNLGNAYGDRILGERAENIESAIAAYSAALEVRTRSAFPVDWAMTQNNLGTAYRNRILGERAENIESAIAAYSAALEVRTRSAFPVDWAMTQNNLGNAYSDRILGERAENIESAIAAYSAALEVRTRSAFPEKWAMTQNNLGNAYRNRILGERAENIEKAIAAYSAALSVYTHSAFPENWATTQNNLGNAYSDRILGERAENIESAIAAYSAALEVYTRSAFPVVWAGTQNNLGIAYGERILGERAENIEKAIAAYSAALEVRTRSAFPQNHAETLLNLGILYQEEKQFDSAYKKFVTAIETVEALRGEIVSGEEAKRKQAEEWNQLYKRMVEVCLALARDTEAIEYIERSKTRNLVELLAKATLTNPENLLLVGSSIHFREIQKLLDNKTAIIEWYLFNDCFRAFIITCGNNPAIWHSNEQDLDALIDWTNEYLIDYNNPEEKEKIQWQNQLEQRLKKLAEILHLEEILDQVPKQCDRLILIPHRYLHLFPLHALPVKESYLIDLFSNGVGYAPSCQILQQVQLRQRPDFKSFFAIQNPTEDLYQGYEKDLGAVAAIKKQFTDVNILKQDQAQKSAILLGINENIHNVTLHEKLLKANCAFFFCHGYFNFASPQYSGLQLADGNLTLADIITHFKLENCRLVTLSACETGLTDFTSTSDEYIGLSSGFLLAGSTNVVSSLWTVDAHATALLMIKFYEELQQQNNIVLALNTAQRWLRDTAVKGFQDWLINSSLSWGYKIYLNKYFAANYENALTKPFESPFYWAAFCNIGKGV